Genomic window (Paraglaciecola psychrophila 170):
TGAGTCACGACGAATAGGGGCTAAGGTACGATCATAAAACCCACCACCCATTCCTAATCTATTACCTACTGCATCGAAAGCAACCAGCGGTGTTAGTATCAGTTCAATATTTGCTAAGACGCACAGATTTATAGTGCTGACTATTGGCTCTTTGATACCGTAAACGTTTGTCCGAGTAGTCGAGTTGCGATGATAGTTAACAAACAGCAAATGCCCTTTACTAAAAGGGTGTAATACAGGTAATAACACAGTTTTACCTTGTTGCCAGCAGTAGTCAATAATTGCTACTGGGTCAATCTCACCATCATTTGCAATGTAACAGGCAATAGTTTTTGACTGAGCAAGTGTGGTTGATGTAAGACAGGTTCTTAATAGGTTATGTGCTGCAGTAGATTGTTCTTTAGAAGACAATGCCTGACGTTTTTTACGGTAA
Coding sequences:
- a CDS encoding 5-formyltetrahydrofolate cyclo-ligase — protein: MHKLLGLKTTQRQVIRTDYRKKRQALSSKEQSTAAHNLLRTCLTSTTLAQSKTIACYIANDGEIDPVAIIDYCWQQGKTVLLPVLHPFSKGHLLFVNYHRNSTTRTNVYGIKEPIVSTINLCVLANIELILTPLVAFDAVGNRLGMGGGFYDRTLAPIRRDSLQTQLIGLAHNCQQTHMLLTDSWDIPLHAIATPDQFFSVD